The region GATATAAAAAGTAATTGATTTCATCTAATAAAAATTGACACGTAGGCATGAACACTATTGGACTTTCCAATCTTAGACGAGCGAAGGGCATCTGCATCAGCTAGCTCACTAAGGATTGCTTAATGttcaattttttaatattttttttttgacgaACCACTCACAAGAAACCCCTAATGGGGGTAGTCTGACACACACACAAAGACCATCGTGATGGTCAAGCATTTCTTGTTGTTTAACACGCTTATCATGTTGTGTGTTTTCTCCTCAAATCGGAAATGTTTTAATAGATCATCCAATGAGTTATCTTGGAGAAGCCTTTCTAGGAGGATAAAAACTTTACAATAATTGCACCTAGTTGGAAGAACACCTATAAAGAGGTAGAAAGTGTAGCCTTATTGTTGACTAGTGTATGAAACTCATGCACCTACTCCAAGATTGACCTTGTGCCAAGCATTTGGAAGTctaagtacttgaaacaatataTTTGTTAGTAACTTTTGTGTGTGCCTTGTTTTTAAGCTCCAAGCTTTATAAGAATTGTGACCGACACATACAGATCATAGAGGTGGTTAAATAGATAATTTTGAATATGACAAAGGCATAAGCCCTCTGGTTCTCTTCAAAAATATCTTAGTTTCTACAAATCCAGAATTGCTTTTTGTTCCGGTTCCTTTTTGTCTTCAGAGACATGCTCAGCCGTAATGGGGGCAGTTCAAGGTCTATAACAATACCCAAGCTTAAGTACAACAAGCGAAAACTTGACCTTGTCGATAGGGGTGTGCAACAATTAAACGATCCAATTACGAACCGACCGATTGGATTGGATATCCAATTACAATTGAATTTGATCGGATGCGAAATTTGAAAATCCAATTTGATTGGATCGGTTATTAGATCATCCTGAAAATCCAATGGATAACTGAACTAAAAATATCCaattaaatatcatttttatctaataaatattcaatattattattcaaatccaattaatattgttaatttttcaatgaaaaataagtTTATGACTTGAAGTTAATGTTACTTAGTTAATCTTTTTTAGCATACTTattgcaattttttttaattattatagttATATTTGAGTATTCGATAGAAAGATATTAGAATTGGTTAGATAATAGATAACCAATAGATTAAaccaataaaaaaaaatctaatgaATAAATCCGATCCAATCCAACATCCAATTGGAtcggtgcggttcggttttttaTGCAGAATTAGATTGGATCGGTTGGCAAAATCTAAAACGCAATGGTGATTGGATTGGATCAATTACATATAAATCCATTGGATTTGAACCGACTATTTGTCAATCCAACCAATGTAGTTCTAACCATTGAAGTTTTCAATTTTGCAAACTCCTCGTTAATGAGTCAAAATTCGGTGGAAAAGACAAATGATCAAATAATTAATATTGGCGATTAATTATATGGTCCTTAGAAACACTAAATGTTATTATTACCAAGTTTTGTCTACAAATCAGTTTGATCATCCGCACTCAGATTGATTATAATAAAGATAGAAGAAGATCACCCGTTAGACGAATTAAAGGACGGGGCAGAAATTAAAACCGGTCCAAAAATCGTGAATTCTTGAATGGTGAAAGCTATACGGAATGACTCTTATCCTTAAAGGTTTTTAAGTTGATTGATAGTTATAAGATCCAACGTAAAACTCATGATTTAATACATATTATTGTTTTTTCTAACAACTATTGGAAAACTGATAAACACATAGTGAATCCTCGAAAATTAGAAGAACTGTAAATTCTAAAACAATCTGCTTGTTGAATTCGCAGAGAGAAAGGGAAAGGAGAGGAATTCTTGAATTTCAGTGTGTTCTAAATGGGACATGAAAGGTCGTATTCAAACCTGTAATGGATGGCGACCAATTGCTTATCTGACGTAAGTCTATCTCTCTAGATGCATTGCCTATCTATTACCAAAGCATGTAGTTACCAGACTAATGTTATCTTTAATTGTAGCGAAGCGCACAAACATCGCCCCGTTTTGCAAACCTCTCGTCTCGCGTCCACGGCTTGGGTAAGCGTATGTGTGTTTGGGCCATCCTTTAATCGCCACTAAAGTCTTTAAAGGATAAAGACACTTATCTACATATGAAATAGAAAACCAACCAACTTCTTTTATAATTTCCAACATTTTGTACTCAGTTTATATAAATAACTAAGATTATTTATTAGGTTATGGGGCATACCTACAATAAAGATCTCGTGGTGATGAGCGGGAGGAGGAAAACAACCGTGCACATCATCCTAAGCATAGTGTTGTGCTTGCAGAACACGACCATTGGCTGTTGTGGTATGCACCACAAGAGGTCACACCGTGCAATCTATCTCTCTTGCTTCTAATTCATTTCCTCTCCTTGGTTGCACTTGAATACATTAAATTGGGTTTTGTGTGATTTAATATGAAGAAGAAGGTGAATTGGAAAGAACCCCATACTAATAGTGTTGAGGGTATGCTAGGAATGGCAATGGGGCGGGGCATGGTTTCCCAAATCCGCCCCGATATTTTTCGGGTATCTTATCGAGGTGCCCCATTGGGTTCGGGTTTTCCCGTCGGGTTTCGGGTATCTTATCGCGTTTACAACAATTCATAACGAAATCTTTATTCTGTTTTAGGGTATCCCGATGTCTTATAAAAAATATGTGTTCTAGCCtcccttttaaattaaaaatatgatgAATCACTTTAACAAAATTAACTCgacgttatattaaaaattatttgatttaatttTAGTGTAATACGTCAAAACAGAAAAAATGATCATTCATACCGGATtgttaataactaaaaagattGTCCACAGTAAGTATTTTACCTTTGAATGCGTgcaattaacatatatatatatatatatatatatatatatatatatatatatatatatatatatatatatatatatatatatatatatatatatataatcgggaCGGGTCGGGTCAGTGCAACGATAACCCACTACATGCCCCAAACCCGATAACGACCCGTTACCCGACCCGAAATAATCGGGTTTCGAATTTGCCCGTCTGGTTCGGATTTTTTTTTGCCATACCTAGGGTATGCCTTGAGATGTTACCATTGTCATTGTAATATAATAATTTAACGACAACAAGGCCCAAAATTAACGGGTTTGGTAACCTTACTAGATCGGATTTTTACGAGATTGGGCCAAATAGCCCAATGGCCTCCTCGCTGCTCCTTTCCCCCTTTCGCTTTGCTTACAAACGCCATGGCAGCCGCTGCTTCCATCCTCAATACTGAAGAAACCTAATTCCGAACATTGTGATCGGTAAATCTCTCTCTATTCTTTACATCAATCTTCTGCGATAGATAACCAGGTTCTCTAATATCGGTGTATTTGTGTCGAGGCAGTTTGGTTTTTACGTGATTTCAAGCTATATTTCGTGTTATATTTTCTTCGCTAATTCGTACTTTAATTACTATCGGTTTTGGTAATTTAATGAGCACGAAGTCTTATTAGAAGAATTGGAATGCTAACAGTGGTTAGGGTTTTGTAGGCGAAGTTACAATGGTGGTGCCTGCTCAGCTTACAGCTGAGGCTGTTAATCAACTTAGAGAAGGTATCGATTTGCTTCTTGGTCGATGGAGTGCACTTCAGATGGCTGTACAAAACGAATGGGGTGGACGGGATACTCGCCAGAAAGCTCAGCAACTTGCTGTTGATATCTATCAATGGCTAATCAGACCTTCTGGTAATTAACAATCAGCCTCTTCAGTCTTCCAACGAAGATCGGTTCTATATGGATGTATATTATAACTGAAATTCATCCGAATCCATACAACTGGCAACTGAAAATCAAAATCTCTTCTATAACTCTACATCCATTGTTCTGTTTTTCAGAGGCATTATATGTTGATGAATTGGAGAATTTGCTTGATGATTTTATGCTTTCTCTTAATACCGAGATTGATGACGGTAGCATAGAAGAGGTAAAGCAAACCCCTTTTTCTCAAAGTATGCTCGCATTTCATCAAAtgttttttgaacatttcaatcTCCTTTTTTGTGATTAGATAGCAGATAATCTAATGATCATTCATGAAGAATGTTTGGAAGGTAATTTTGCATCAATCGAAAGACTGAGACAGTCTGCACCTCAAATTGCTGCTGCTAGTCATCAAATGCAGGTATTATGTTGGTTCATCTTATCACCCCTCTTCCCTTTTTCCCAATATGTTGCATCAATAAGCAAATTTCTTCTTAGTTTGTTAcaattttgatgattttggggCTTGAAATTAGGTTGTGAATGGTGGTGAAGATGATTCAGATTCAACCTCAAGCTCAGGGGATGAGTCAATGGAAATGGCAGATGGGGTTGACCCGACTTCAAACATGGCGGATATGACACTTAATGAATCAGCAAGGCCAGCAGCACCAACTGTTGATGCAGATGGCTGGACAGTTGTCTCCTCTAGGAGAAACAGAAGATGATCAAAACAAAAAGTCAAACAGAATCTGCAATTTTGCTACTTGAACTACCAACTGAAtgtggtttatattttataatcataactaaattaatatttttggctATTGTGCATCATGTTTTGAGTTCTTGAATAGTCTTTTACTTTGAGTCTTTTGTGTGTatttttttgtttctattttgctTTTGTGAACATGTAGTAAGTTAAATGTTTGTTAAGTGGAAATACATGGTTACGTTAATTGTATTTGGTACTGCGTAAGCTAATAATCACTTTTATCCAAAAATAAACATGATTCATTTCATATAAGCAATTCCAAACACCCCCaaatttgataaattttatctaaTATCGCACATattagtttataaaaaa is a window of Lactuca sativa cultivar Salinas chromosome 1, Lsat_Salinas_v11, whole genome shotgun sequence DNA encoding:
- the LOC111916597 gene encoding uncharacterized protein LOC111916597; the protein is MVVPAQLTAEAVNQLREGIDLLLGRWSALQMAVQNEWGGRDTRQKAQQLAVDIYQWLIRPSEALYVDELENLLDDFMLSLNTEIDDGSIEEIADNLMIIHEECLEGNFASIERLRQSAPQIAAASHQMQVVNGGEDDSDSTSSSGDESMEMADGVDPTSNMADMTLNESARPAAPTVDADGWTVVSSRRNRR